A region of the Oenanthe melanoleuca isolate GR-GAL-2019-014 chromosome 14, OMel1.0, whole genome shotgun sequence genome:
gcttgggagctgctgcagacaaAGGCTGCCTTGTCTGGCTGCCCATGGAGATGGCGTTTTTCCAACTGGGAAACTGGCCCAGCTTGGTCCAGGGCATGTCCTGAGATACTGGACCCAGAGCAGGATTGTTTGTGGGATCCTCATGTGAGGAGGTGGAGGGGCAAGCACTGATCTCTCtcatgaccagtgacaggacatgggggaacagcaggagctgttttaggagaggtttaggctggattttaggaaaaaggttcttcccccagagggtggtgggGCACTGACTATGCTCCCCAGAGAATGGTCATGGCCCCAAGGCTGTttgagctccaggagcatttggacaacactcAGGGAcgggtgggattgttggggtgtccgcagggccaggagttggatgATTTTcgtgggtcctttccaactcagcctgttctgtgattctccaACCCTGGCAGCAAATCCTTTGCCTGGTTCCCATCTCTGCCTGAGGAGTGAGGCTGGGAACAGTcaggttttggggttggtttgggcTTTGCATGGCTGAGAAATGCTTTTAACATCAGTGGGCTTAATGAGGGCCTTTGGTGAGGTTAGTGTCACCTCCAGAGGAGTGGGCTGAGAGCTGGGCACCCCACTCATgccttcccctctgctgctgagggTTTCAGGTgatgtgctcagagctgtgacttctcctttcccttctcacAGACACCAGGGactgctctgcccctctggGGGATCCTCAGGTGAAGCCCAGCCCCCTGCGCTGCCTCACGCTGCAGGAGAAGCTCctctcccacagcagccagctggctGTGCCCGAGATCCAAGCGTCCCTTGTCCCACAGCTGGCCAGGAGCATCTGCACCCAACTGCAGAACTTCCTGCGGAGCAagttcccagagctgcccttcGGCCGCCTCTTCCTCAGCGGGGCCCTGCTCGATGGCCTGGAGGTCCTGGCAGCTGACCACATCCACCTCATGCTCCCAGTGGTCCTTGACACCGGGATCTGGAGCCTCATCTCTGGAGAGGACACCGTGGTGAGGAACCCCCAGTACTGGATGATCAAGAGGATCGATCTGGGGTATTTCCCTCgtgggtgcagcccctgggacagGTTCATTGTGGGCCGGTACCTCTCCTCCAGCGTGATCAACGAGACCCTCCACAAGCTGCTGGTGGCCTCCATCAACTGGCCTGCCATCGGTggcctgctgggctgtgccatcCACCCCGTGGTGGCCTCCCGGGAGCTCAAGCTGGAAGTCAAACACGATCAGGTTGAGCTGAGCATCACCCTTTTCCCAGTGGTGGAAATGGAGGACAAGGTTCTTCTGTCTGTTCCTCCTGAAGGACTGGTGGAAAACCTCTGGCTGGAGAGCTTTTACAAGGCAGAAGTCTCGAGGGTGAAGGAGCTGGATGCTGGTGACTCCGGGGCTCGGCAGCTCTGCCTGCGCATCCTGAAGGGCGtctgcaggagccagcccagcctgcacaAACTGGGTGGCAGCCCCGTGACCCACGTCATCCTGCACCTCAGTGACACTGCCTCGGACTGGGCAGAGGAAAGCCTTGCTGACAGGTTCCAGcaggtgctggaggagctggtggccTCACTAGAGAAAGGAGTCCTGCCTTCTTATTTCAACCCCAAAATCAACCTGTTCTCCGGGCTGTTGGAAGAGGAAATTGATGAGATGGGTTTTGTGCTCTACAGGGCCATATCTGAGCCAGAGGTCCTGCTGAAGTGACTGGTGTATGGGATCTCCTGAACGTGGGGTGTtgctcccctgcctgctgctcctcgCTCTGAGGGCTGTGATGCTTCTAGTTGACTAGTCAGTAAAAGGCAAAGTTCTTGCActttatgacaaaaaaaaaaggttcttgTGTGAATAAAACGTGCCTGAGCAGAGGTGGGTGCTGGCAGAAGGAGCCTTTGGCTCAGAGGCTCTGCTGAACCTGGGGTGAGGGCAGCCCACACCACACATGAGTTCAGTCTGCTGGGAGCCCAGTGAAGCATGTTTGGTCTCTGGCTCCCAGTGtcctctgcctgtcccagctgtcaggTTCCTCTCACGCTCTGAgaccagctggagctggaggggagcagccccttcctgctgctgtgtcctgcagacCCCTCAGGTGCCACGTCCTGGGTTGGTCCTGTCACCAGCACCCCACGTGGCTTCACTGTGCCAGCActtggggtgggagggagccTCACCCACCTGGAGGATTTTGCCAATCCAAAAGAAGCCCTGTGGATGATCTGGGTGGTTGTCTGGGTGCTGGATGGCTGGTGTGGTATGGATGGTACAGCCATAGCaaatggggctgggggtttATTCCTTGGAAACCCTTCCAGCTGCCAGAAGGGGTGAGCTCAGCCCTACCTAATTTGTTCTGACAGTGTTGATGCTGCCCTGAAGAGGGGCCCTTGTCCCATGCAGTGTTTTGCTGAAAGATGTCCTGAGAAAGTGGAGAAAGTGCTGCTAGCTCTGGGGAAgctcctggtttcagctggaggctgcagcagggctgtttcccCTCCCCGGTGGGTGGGTGGCTGCCAGTGTCTGTCTGCAGGTACTGTGTCCCCTCCTAGTCTGTCTGATCACCTTTTCACACATTTATTGCTGCTGTCTTGAGGTCCTTTTTCCCTGGAGCCCCACAGTATGGGGTGgggaagcagggcaggaatgaTGTGAGCAGAGTGCTTGCAAGAACTGAAGTGGTTTATGCTCTTTATTAAGAAGATATattttgtttgggtgttttgttgttttgtttttcctttcctttgagTGGCTGCTAGTAGGGTTTGGTCTGGCTCTAATCccagagaaaaggaatttattCTTGTATTTAATGGGAAGAGCTGGTTTTGCACGCGGGTGGAGCTGGAGGAATCCTGTGGACTTCACTGTGAGCAGCTGTTgtggtttaattttctttacagcTATCATGTttatgggaggaaaaaacctgcttttcctcccaGTCTGACAATTACTTTGTTCCTACAAACCACTTCCCACTTAGTGATGAGAATAAACCTTCCCTGTGCACACTGGTTCTCTGGTGTCAGCTCTCTTGTCTCCTTCCCCCTAGTAAGGGCTGGTGACCCCCCAGCTGTGGTGGCCTTCCTGGGAACCACCCAGGGTGTGTCCTTGCTGCCTGGAGAGCTTGGTGATGGTCAGATCCCATCCTGCagtctcttcctcctccttctcttccaaAGCCCTGGACCCATAGGGTGCCTGGCAGCAGTGTGGGAGCTGTCTGGACACTAAGCTTGTCCCACTTACAGGGCTCAGCTGAGCATTGACTAGGGTGAGATTCCTAAAGCTGGTCCTGGCTGATCCAGCAGCAAGGTTTAACCtgctccctgtgtcctgcctaGCTACTGCTGTTGCCATTCCAAGGTGGCTGGCCAGACTGCTGCCCTGCCTTGGCTCAGTGACTGCATTCCAAAGCCTCATAATCCTGTTATTTTGGCCCAGGGTGTGTATTTTTAGGCCATGGCTGTTAATGGTGGGAGTGAGGACTACAGGGAAATGCAACCCAAATTCTCCTGACTTTCTGCATGGATTCAGGCCTGATGGCAATGGACTGCTGCAGGGTTTCAGGCTCTCTTTCAGACCTGTGCTTCCAGCTGCCCTTAAAGTGCTCCAGAACTTCtgcctgtcccctcagtgctgACCCCAgaactgctctgtgcccaggagcaggatcctgagcagcactggaggtcctggcagcacagcacaggaatcCTGCAAGTCTCCCTCCTTTGATGAACAGAGGAAGGCCCAACAGTGAGGGAAGAAGCAGCCTGGCTTCCCAGGGAGTTCAGTCTGAactcagaagagaaaaacaaagcttcTCTTCAGCTCAGCCagttctgtctgtctgtcccaggtCAGCAGATGCAGCTGGTGAGATAAAAAACacttttcccatctctttgtAACTCACTTCTAAATTACTGCAGGGAGTTTCTGCCAAGAGAGCTCCTCTATTGTTCCCATGATTGGAAAGAGCAAGATTTGGCTGGATGCTTATACAGTAAAAGCTTCACTATTTTATGTAGGAAGAAATCATTAGGCAGAGTTAAGGTGTCACTGcatcaaatttaaaatttaaataatatttaataagaaACTCATTAGTTTGACTAGAATAACTTTCATCAGCTAGCAGCATCACAAAGGCAGGTCTCAAAGTCTGAGGAAGAACTCGCCTTTAAATTCAGGAACCATCTAAAATGAAGACTTTTCCTGAGCCCTGAAGCTGAAACTCCTCCCAGGGCAAGGACCAGATCCCACCTGACCTTCCTTTACTGGCAGGGACAACCCAGGTAAGggtaaaaaaaaggagaatgtTGCTCAGGTAACATCAACTTAGAAGGGAACTTAAATTCCACACTGTGGAAAGCCAGGgactgagcagagctcagcagccctggtgcCTGTCCTGGTGGCCTTGATCCAGCTTCCCTGCAGGGAAAGGCCAGGAACAACCACCAGGATGGTGCAGGGGGACAATCCAGTGCAGTTTTCTCCACAGACTCAGCTTCCAAGTGcttcctggaaatgttcagaCTTTCCCAATCTGCTcagcagaagagcagctggaaacaaaagCTGGAAGTGGAACCACTTTCCTAAACTGGTTGAACCCTTGCTATAACAAATAGCATCccttggcaggagcagcctACAACCAGCACCTCCAAAAAACACTCAAGGATTGTTCCCAGAGCCCAGTTCCTTGTGGCAGATGTGGCTCCTGCAGAAGTCCACaaccctgctcctggcagcctcTCAGTGGTTCTGAGGGCAGTTTTTCCTCGTGTGCCCAGGCTGGTGGCAAATGCTGCAGGTCCGTGGTTTCTTGGCAGCAGATCCTGAGGAGACACTGCCTGGTCTCTTGGCCTTGCTTCCCAACCCTCTGGAGTATCCATTGCAGCCAAAGTGGTTCAAAGAGTCGCCTTCAGAAGGACCTAGAGATAAACAACTTGAATTTAAGGatctttgaaaacagaagtaGGTGAGAAACACAAGGTAAGTTCAAAATAGCAGATCAAGGATTCTCAGATTATTTCTGAACCTGCATTTGCTTCAGACTTGTCTGAACAGTGAAATATTACCCATTTGTCCTGCAGCATTAGAGACATGTGGGAACAACACAGGGGAAGCTGATCTGCCTGTTTGCATGCTCTGGTCTGCAGgtgaagcagaaacaaaacatgGCAGAGAAGAACTTGGGCTTTAAGTAGTTTTGAAAACTTGATTTTACCCCTTTAGGCACAAATGtctgaggaggagaaggatcTCTCACAGACCACACCTCCCCCTCTGGGACCTGGttatctgttttctcttttgcatcCTTGTCATTgtcatttgtttttgttttcagcatctTTCCACACAGTTTCATCTCTGATCAAAGCTCCAGAATGACTTGCCCTTTCCCTGTACCCCTAAACtagagcagagggagcagcagagttTCCCTGGCATGCCAGGTGGGTTTGAATGTCTCCACAGAGGGACACTCtatcacctccctgggcagctgttccagaaCTCTGCTACCTTTAATGTAAAGAAGTTCTCTCTCACGTTGAGGTCAAACTTCTTGTGTCTGAGTTTCTGGCCATTGCTCCTCATCCTGGGTCTGAGCACCACCAAAAAAAGTCTGGCACCATCCTTCTAGCACCCACCTTTGAGATATTTACAGATCccctctcagtcttctcttctctagactaaacaggcccagctccctcagtcttTCCTCATCACAGAGATGCTTCAGACCCCTCACCACCTTTGTGGCCTCCACTGAGGCAGCTCCTTTAGTTCAGCTTCAGAACAGCCCCCAtgccctgtgtgtgcccccagcccagccgtACCTGGTGCCACGTTCTCATCTGCCCACTGGAAGAACCCACACTGCTGCTCCCGGGGCTTGGGGCAGGTGTGGAACTGCCGGCCCTTGTTGGGCCCGTCCTTCTGCACGGTGCGCGTCACGGCAGGCTGCTCGCACCGGCACACCGTCACACCCCCAGCGTccgagctgctgctccccaggggctCTCTGCCGCCTCCTGGGCGCTGCAACCCCGCTGGggctctcccagcactgggctggagcagcGTGGAGCTTCTGTCCTGTGGCTGCTCATCAGCCCAGAGGAAGAAGttgcaggtgctggagctgcacttgTAGAACTGGCGGCCCTTGTTGGGCCCCTCCTTGCGCACGGTCAGCAGCAGCGCCTCGCTCCCACAGTTGCACACCACGGCATTCCCATcgtctgcagcagctgcaggagcagccctgggggtcCTGGAGGAGTTGATGGAGAGCAGGTGTCCCCGTGCCAGGTTTGAGGTGCCCCTGGCTTGCCTGGTctcactgctgcctctgttCAGTGAGTGGTTGGCCTGCAGGTGATGCCCTGGCTGCGTGGCGGATGATGCAGGTTGGGATGACCTGTGCAAGTATTTGAGGTCCAAAAGTTCTTTCAGCATCTCATCACAGCCTCCAATGCAGCCAATGAACTCCAAGGGCATCACAGGGGGAACACTGCCTTTCTTGAATTTAAACTTCAGTCTGCAAGGAAAGGAAGAGTCAAAGTCTCCCAGTTTCTCACCAACAGGCCTCAATTTATACTTGAActtttatttatagttttgaTTCTGTTTTGCAGAGGCCAGTTTCCCCAACCCCTCTTCTTTCCATCACCAAGCCAAGTGCTACTCCAGCTTTCCAAGACTGGAATGGAAAACGGCTGCCCAGCCTAGCCCATGGAAGTCTCTGCCTCAATGTCCAACAAGGGATAACTGGCATGACCTACCTGTGAACTGGATGGGGTTTACACACATCACAGATGCTCTCATCCCTGGTCACATCCAGCACAAAATCAGGGAACCAGACTGCAGTTTTACAGGCTGGATAGCCCATGCAGCTGAGGTAGAACCTGCCGTGGGACAAAGGCACTGGATGAGGAAGAGGCAAACTCAACACAGTTTGGGATCCATTCTTGTGTCTTCTCAGCCATCAGAAATTGTCAAAACTGCAGTTTTACTGGGGAAATACCTACTTGAGAAGGGATTCAGCTGAGTCCACACAGCTCGTGTAGCTGGTGGAGTCAGCAAACTGCAGCCCAAGGTTTCCAAGCTTTTACCAAAGGAGGTAAAGGAATGCCTGGAGAAACACAAACCAACACAGGAGGCTACAAGAGATAAGGTCACCAACCCGCCGTTCTTCCTGGTCTTCAGGACCATGTCACTGTTGCACTGGGGACATTTCCGAACAGAAACAGGCGTTTCTGGGTacacctcctcctgctctggaacttctgctgcttctccaagATACTGAGCCAGGGCCTGGTCCAACCTGTAAAGAAACAAGCACAGCATCCTACAAGGAGCAATCAGGTGCTGCAGTGACTCAGAgtccccacacagcccctctgaGTTTCTCCACGAGCACATTGACTCAGCACCACGTTTCTGGAACACGAAAGGTGTGGGTACAACACCAGAGGTCAGTGCATGTTGCCATCCCCAAATTTAATCTCAACAGCTCATCCTGGTTTAAACCCTTAGCTGGCAGGAACTCCTGAGAGCGTGCCAGGCTGCGAGTCATCCCTTCCCATGCAAATGCCTACACACAGGGGGCAGAGCTCCAGAGAAACAGTGTGACAGGATCCCCCACTCCAGACTGAGCCCCAGGTGAGCAGCCAGCAcctcccagcagagcaaagcaaaaggaagaggGCAAAGGCAGTACTCACTGGTTGGCTCTGGCCACAGCTTCAATGAAGACTTGCTTGTACTTTTGGACCTGCTGATGCAACACTACAGATTTGTCTTTCTTGCCCTCACAGATCAGTTTTAGATCAGCCTCCAGCTCAGCTCGAAGGTCAGGCTTGGACATCTCATAGCCCATGGAATCATAGCCTGAGGAATATGTGCAATGGTAAGTGAAATGAAGGAGTGAGTAAGGACTCTGCCACCTTTGTAAGGGCTCTCCCCTCACCTTCCACCAGCCCCATGCCCAGCTGGCCGGGCAGGAAGCGCTGATCTGCCGTCAGCCCCACGTACATCCGCGTCTTGATCGTCTCGATGTGCTCGGCGTGGGTGGCGTCAGTCCCTGGAGGCAGAGATGTCAGTCAGAGCAGGGGCAAGAAGAGATTACCCCTGTGCCTAGGGACAAGGACACAACTTTTGGTGAGGAGCAGCGCTGCCCTTGTGCCCCACTGGCACTGAGGCCAGCACGGTGGTGGTGGCACACCCTAGACCCCAAATTGTCCATCTCCCTGGGTACTGgaggtgctctgcagctcctgaggatGTTTGGACTTTGCCCTCTACATCCCTTTTTTCTGCACATTTAAGTAATTTCTTATCTACAGCAACATTTGGAGAATTCCCTAGGGAGAATTCCCTCTGCCAAGAGCAAGAGGCCATGCTGCCCAGTACTGACCAATGCCATGTTTTTCCATGAGAGCAATGAGATCTGCTTCCGTGAGGAGCAAGGGAGGACTGGTTTCCCCATCCACCATCTCCACTGTGCTGGGCTGAAAGCGAGATCCCTTCTGATATAGCGGGATAACCTGAAAGGAAGGAGAATCTCTTTGAAGCTGCTTCCTGGTCCATTCACTCAGGACAAAGGCTCTGAGTCCTACAGCCAGAAATGTTTTGCAGAGAGGTCTGAAGTTGGCAGTAAAGTGCTACTTTAGCCTCTCCCACTTCTTTTACTCCAGGGGATTACCTTATCACTCCACTTCTCGTAAGGATACACTTCCAGGTAATTTCGGGCCAGGATCATGAGTCCTTGAGCAATGAATTGCTCATTGGCAATGTCGATCTCCACAGTTGTTTCCTGTCCTTTGGCATCTTGAGAGCAGCAAGCCAAGAAGTGGCGCACGATGAATTCGTAGAGTCTCTGCTCATTGCCCTGAGATCCAACAGTGAGAAGGGTCAGTGTCCTCCCAGGATAACAAGACATCACAAAATTAGTGGGATCTCGGGTGAGGATTTTGTGCTAATGAACATATTAAGtcttttatctttatttatcAACCCATCACTTCACTCTGGTTACACCCACCTGCAGGTTGCTGGTGTATTTTGTGGGGTGAATGGGAGGGTGAGCCTGATCGGATTTGGTTCCACTCCGAGGGGTTGGCCCACCCTGATCCAAAATCCTCTGTGCAAACTGTCCCCAGTTTGGGTCCTGTGTTTGCTGTTCTACCAAGGCAGAGAGGTTCAGCTCCTTGGGGAAAATGTTGGTCTCAGTTCGAGGGTAACTAATGAACCTTAGCAAGAAAGACAGGAGAGTACTTTTTGAGTTGTTCCAAGATGTTTCCCATTTCAAACAAAAGCCCATTTAGATTTAAAAGAATTAAGTTAACCAAGCCAAGTCTTGCTTTCTTACCCTTTAGTATAGAGTTTTTCTGCTATTGTCATAGTTtcctttgcatttattttcagtttgcGGGAAGCCAGTTTTTCCAGTTCCTGCATTGGGAAGAGCCAGAAAACCCAAAAGTATTAGTGGATAATTCAGAGTAAAACATCTGTTCAAAGCTCTTTTCAGAGAAACCATTCCAGAGTTCAAACATACCACAGTGTCCAGGGGCAAGGGCCTCCATTTGCTCTTTGGCTTGCTCACAACATCAACAACAGTCGCTACCGGATCCTAAACAGAATAAGCAAAACCCACATCTCCTTCAGGAGTTTACacaaactgttttttaaaagtcttgAACAAGACAGATACAGGGAATGTTTGGCTGAATATGGATTATGCAACTATTTACAAGCTTTCCTACCTCCATACACATCTGGTAAAGGACCAGGCACGCTGTGTGATTGAAGAGCCGGTTCCTCTTCCAGTTGAAGACCACACTGCCATCTTCATGGTCATGGGTCACTGTGATGGACAACAGAGCTGGCTGATAGAGGAGCCACAAAATGGAAATACCACAAAGGAACTTGGAaaccttccagctctgctcaggggtTGTGGCAGAGAAAGAGGAAACCACCTCTGCAGCATTTTGTGTTAGTTgctttaatgtttttcttttctatccATATCAAACCCTTGAAGACAGAGCCCAGGACTGTGTTTCCCCAAACAGCTAAAATTACCTTTAATTTTATAGAAGGCTTCAGGAA
Encoded here:
- the MIEF2 gene encoding mitochondrial dynamics protein MID49 — translated: MAAFWQQRGRRQENGGLGSVIDGLGSVFDVLLANARLVLGVSGAAVLAIATLAVKRLIDRATSPRDEGDPKAEQKSLEESWQDLALIKTTPKPPKKQRREDLSEPLLFPAQPLVPDTRDCSAPLGDPQVKPSPLRCLTLQEKLLSHSSQLAVPEIQASLVPQLARSICTQLQNFLRSKFPELPFGRLFLSGALLDGLEVLAADHIHLMLPVVLDTGIWSLISGEDTVVRNPQYWMIKRIDLGYFPRGCSPWDRFIVGRYLSSSVINETLHKLLVASINWPAIGGLLGCAIHPVVASRELKLEVKHDQVELSITLFPVVEMEDKVLLSVPPEGLVENLWLESFYKAEVSRVKELDAGDSGARQLCLRILKGVCRSQPSLHKLGGSPVTHVILHLSDTASDWAEESLADRFQQVLEELVASLEKGVLPSYFNPKINLFSGLLEEEIDEMGFVLYRAISEPEVLLK
- the TOP3A gene encoding DNA topoisomerase 3-alpha, whose amino-acid sequence is MNLYVRLFTRGTMLPQPWRFFSRAADDLALQRIRKVLCVAEKNDAARGIAELLSNSRMRRREGFSKFNKIYEYDYQMFGQKVTMVMTSVSGHLLAHDFIMPFRKWHSCNPLALFDAEIEKYCPENYLDIKRTLEREIQQCQALVIWTDCDREGENIGFEIIHVCKAVKPNLQVFRARFSEITLHAVRSACENLTQPDQKTSDAVDVRQELDLRIGAAFTRFQTLRLRKIFPDILADQLISYGSCQFPTLGFVVERFKAIQAFVPEAFYKIKVTHDHEDGSVVFNWKRNRLFNHTACLVLYQMCMEDPVATVVDVVSKPKSKWRPLPLDTVELEKLASRKLKINAKETMTIAEKLYTKGFISYPRTETNIFPKELNLSALVEQQTQDPNWGQFAQRILDQGGPTPRSGTKSDQAHPPIHPTKYTSNLQGNEQRLYEFIVRHFLACCSQDAKGQETTVEIDIANEQFIAQGLMILARNYLEVYPYEKWSDKVIPLYQKGSRFQPSTVEMVDGETSPPLLLTEADLIALMEKHGIGTDATHAEHIETIKTRMYVGLTADQRFLPGQLGMGLVEGYDSMGYEMSKPDLRAELEADLKLICEGKKDKSVVLHQQVQKYKQVFIEAVARANQLDQALAQYLGEAAEVPEQEEVYPETPVSVRKCPQCNSDMVLKTRKNGGFYLSCMGYPACKTAVWFPDFVLDVTRDESICDVCKPHPVHRLKFKFKKGSVPPVMPLEFIGCIGGCDEMLKELLDLKYLHRSSQPASSATQPGHHLQANHSLNRGSSETRQARGTSNLARGHLLSINSSRTPRAAPAAAADDGNAVVCNCGSEALLLTVRKEGPNKGRQFYKCSSSTCNFFLWADEQPQDRSSTLLQPSAGRAPAGLQRPGGGREPLGSSSSDAGGVTVCRCEQPAVTRTVQKDGPNKGRQFHTCPKPREQQCGFFQWADENVAPGPSEGDSLNHFGCNGYSRGLGSKAKRPGSVSSGSAAKKPRTCSICHQPGHTRKNCPQNH